The following are from one region of the Physeter macrocephalus isolate SW-GA unplaced genomic scaffold, ASM283717v5 random_350, whole genome shotgun sequence genome:
- the LOC112066768 gene encoding ras-related protein Rap-2c-like — protein sequence MAGLGPRPAKGYRVVLLGSAAVGKTALATQFACGSFPEQCEPSVEELFSKVIEVNAAPALLEIVDTVGAEHLVTLKDLYIKNSDGFVVLYSVCSEASFEAVRPLRERMGRLRGPKAVPLVLVGTKADLDAQRQVLTARGRALAREWRCPFLEVTAKSKLMVDQVFTQVVREMEALAPPEEAVPAVPTNAQETWPSERFIG from the coding sequence ATGGCGGGCCTGGGGCCGCGACCCGCCAAGGGCTACCGGGTGGTGCTGCTCGGCAGCGCGGCCGTGGGCAAGACGGCGCTCGCCACGCAGTTCGCCTGCGGCAGCTTCCCCGAGCAGTGTGAGCCGTCGGTGGAGGAGCTCTTCAGCAAGGTGATCGAGGTGAACGCGGCGCCCGCCCTGCTGGAGATCGTGGACACGGTGGGCGCCGAGCACCTGGTCACCCTCAAGGACCTGTACATCAAGAACAGCGACGGCTTCGTGGTGCTCTACAGCGTGTGCAGCGAGGCCTCGTTCGAGGCGGTGCGGCCGCTGCGGGAGCGCATGGGCCGGCTGCGGGGGCCCAAGGCCGTGCCGCTGGTGCTCGTGGGCACCAAGGCCGACCTGGACGCCCAGCGCCAGGTGCTGACGGCGCGGGGCCGCGCGCTGGCCCGCGAGTGGCGGTGCCCGTTCCTGGAGGTCACGGCCAAGAGCAAACTCATGGTGGACCAGGTGTTCACGCAGGTGGTGCGCGAGATGGAGGCCCTGGCCCCGCCCGAGGAAGCGGTTCCGGCCGTCCCCACCAACGCGCAGGAGACGTGGCCGTCGGAAAGGTTCATCGGCTGA